The sequence below is a genomic window from Candidatus Binataceae bacterium.
GGGTGCGTTCAGCCTGTTGTTTGTCTGGTTGCTGTGGCTACGCTTGCGCACGTTGCGCTTGGGTTCCAAAATCGCCAGCGCGCGCCGCCGCTTGGCGCTGTATGAAATGGAGGCCAGGGTGTGATGGATAACTTGGGCTATCTGTTCGCCGCTTATAGCCTGATTTTTGTATTAATCGGCTTGTATGTACTGTTAGTGGGCAATCGTCAGGCTCGCCTGGAGGGCCGCCTAAGGGAGTTGGAGAGCAGCTTGAGGGCGCTTACCCAAGCTCCATCGGCCGGTGGGCGCGAGGCCAGTCGGTGATCCTAGCTGGTAAGATCTCCAGCCGCCCGGGCCACCGGCCTTGCGCCAGCCCGGTTCGTGCGCAGTTTAAATACCGCAGGTGCGGGACCGTAACGGGAAGCTGGCGGACGAGGAATGGAATTTCAAGACTATTATAAAACGCTGGGCCTGACACGCGGTGCGACTGAAGCCGAGATCAAGTCCACATACCGTAAGCTGGCGCGCAAGTACCATCCCGATGTCAATCCGGGCAACAAGGAAGCCGAGCGGCGCTTCAAGGAAATCAACGAGGCCTACCAAGTCCTGGGCGATCCGGAGAAGCGAAAAAAATACGACGAGTTGGGGGCCGATTGGCAGCGCGGCGCGTCCGAGGACGAATTGCGCCGGCGCTATGCGCGCGCCGGGATGGGGCATGGTTGGGCGCGTGCCCAGGGCGATTTCAGCGATTTTTTCGCCAACTTCTTTGGCGGCGGGCTGGGACGGGGCTTCGCACGAGGGGCGGGCAACCCGGCCTCCGAACGTGCGCCCGACCTGGAGGCCGAGGTCGAGATCTCGCTGGAAGAGGCGATCCACGGGGCCACGCGACGTTTAGAGCTGAGCGCCAGTGACGAATGCCCAGTATGCCAGGGCTCGGGCATGGTGATGGAAAGCCAGCGGGCCGGCCAGGCCCGTGTGGTCCGCGCGGCGCGCGAATGCCCCAACTGCGGCGGCACCGGAATCGTCAATAACCGGCGCACTTTGGAGGTTACTATCCCGGCCGGCACCGGTGACGGCAACCGAATGCGCTTGGCGGGTCAGGGGGGGCGCGGAGTGCGCGCCAATCTCAATGGCGATCTTTATTTGACCGTGCGCATCCAGCCCCATCGCATCTTCAAG
It includes:
- a CDS encoding CcmD family protein gives rise to the protein MDNLGYLFAAYSLIFVLIGLYVLLVGNRQARLEGRLRELESSLRALTQAPSAGGREASR
- a CDS encoding J domain-containing protein produces the protein MEFQDYYKTLGLTRGATEAEIKSTYRKLARKYHPDVNPGNKEAERRFKEINEAYQVLGDPEKRKKYDELGADWQRGASEDELRRRYARAGMGHGWARAQGDFSDFFANFFGGGLGRGFARGAGNPASERAPDLEAEVEISLEEAIHGATRRLELSASDECPVCQGSGMVMESQRAGQARVVRAARECPNCGGTGIVNNRRTLEVTIPAGTGDGNRMRLAGQGGRGVRANLNGDLYLTVRIQPHRIFKLEGRDLRCELPVWDYEAVLGAEVTVPTAQGKISLKVPPASQTGRVMRLRGKGLPARGREPAGDLLFELKVMAPLDLTEPERALMRELARHRSERHAPDPRADLLR